From a single Nicotiana tabacum cultivar K326 chromosome 8, ASM71507v2, whole genome shotgun sequence genomic region:
- the LOC107803693 gene encoding high mobility group B protein 10-like, with protein sequence MSNNAADEKSSEQSQSQSQSQSQLQLQSEGYPRGPLSYPKPEAEYQQIVQNSQLFWNKLQQFSASLPTNFQIPLVAGTPLDLHRLFIEVTSRGGIEKVITERKWGEVKGIFRFPSSVTSASFVLRKYYLSMLYHFEQVYYFRKEEPSVSVADPTNRNVTDSVAEHANNDNAATNQCSVSYNLEAGSSLIGTIDAKFDYGYVITVNLGSENLSGVLYHTPALLHQSQRVNTSAKPSQRIRKRRKLALKDPSRPKSNRSGYNFFFAEHYARLKPSYQGQERAISKRIGLLWSLLTEAEKQVYQEKGVRDKARYKAEMLEYKSSHAQPQ encoded by the exons ATGTCCAACAATGCTGCTGATGAGAAAAGTAGTGAGCAATCGCAGTCGCAGTCGCAGTCGCAGTCGCAGTTGCAGCTGCAGTCGGAAGGGTACCCAAGAGGGCCTCTCTCTTACCCTAAGCCCGAAGCTGAGTACCAACAAATTGTTCAAAATTCCCAACTTTTCTGGAACAAACTTCAGCAATTCTCTGCATCCCTTCCTACCAATTTCCA GATCCCTCTTGTAGCAGGAACACCGCTAGATCTACACCGTCTTTTTATTGAGGTTACGTCTCGAGGTGGAATAGAAAAG GTTATTACAGAGCGAAAATGGGGGGAGGTGAAAGGAATATTCAGATTTCCATCTTCTGTGACCAGTGCATCATTTGTCTTGCGGAAGTACTATCTATCCATGCTTTATCATTTCGAGCAGGTTTATTACTTTCGGAAAGAAGAACCTTCTGTCTCTGTGGCTG ATCCTACAAATAGAAATGTAACTGACTCTGTAGCTGAACATGCTAACAATGATAATGCTGCTACGAATCAATGTTCAG TGAGTTATAATCTGGAGGCTGGAAGTTCACTGATTGGAACCATTGATGCAAAGTTTGATTATGGTTACGTAATCACTGTGAACCTGGGCTCGGAGAATTTAAGTGGTGTACTTTATCATACACCTGCATTGCTACACCAGTCCCAAAGGGTTAATACTTCAGCTAAGCCTTCCCAACGGATCAGGAAAAGACGCAAGTTGGCTTTGAAGGACCCCTCTCGACCCAAGTCAAATCGAAGTGGTTATAATTTTTTCTTTGCTGAGCATTATGCCAGGTTGAAACCTTCATATCAGGGGCAAGAGAGAGCTATCAGCAAAAGGATTGGACTTCTTTGGAGTCTACTTACAGAGGCCGAGAAACAG GTTTATCAGGAAAAAGGTGTGAGAGATAAGGCGAGATACAAGGCTGAGATGCTGGAATATAAGTCATCTCATGCACAACCGCAATAG
- the LOC107803692 gene encoding uncharacterized protein LOC107803692: protein MVDKQEHRLSGTGTLWVKLNEDDDYKDEDKVQIQRKNNTPSRNICHVCNKGFSSGKALGGHVRIHAQPIPWAKKRKQQMKQQEVDILRKKKMGRNQPPITCSICGKKFASKKSLFGHMRCHPDRDWRGIHPPPTDLSKAVGGWSVTAKRGRRTNSSSSSSEEEQLRDGVHYLMLLAHGHSLKDTGKLETTNSNYKTADKEEETHICRPIKRRMKKLKDLGSIQDVSIYNTVISTAATSSSTNNITTTMDDHEPLLSSSSSQISCVRNNTSSRILDFDLNELPLPS from the coding sequence ATGGTGGATAAGCAAGAACATAGGTTAAGTGGAACTGGAACACTATGGGTAAAGCTGAATGAAGATGACGACTATAAAGATGAAGATAAAGTTCAGATTCAGAGGAAGAATAATACTCCTAGTAGgaatatatgtcatgtgtgcaatAAAGGGTTTAGCTCAGGTAAAGCTTTAGGGGGTCACGTGAGAATTCACGCTCAACCCATTCCCTGGGCCAAGAAACGAAAACAACAGATGAAGCAACAAGAAGTTGAtattttgaggaagaagaagatgggcCGAAATCAACCACCAATTACTTGTTCAATTTGTGGTAAGAAATTCGCATCAAAGAAATCATTGTTTGGGCATATGAGGTGTCATCCTGATAGGGATTGGAGAGGAATTCACCCTCCTCCTACTGATTTATCAAAGGCTGTAGGTGGTTGGTCAGTTACTGCTAAGAGAGGCCGCAGGACaaattcttcatcatcatcatcagaagaggAGCAATTACGCGATGGCGTTCATTATCTTATGCTGCTAGCCCATGGACATTCACTTAAAGATACAGGAAAATTGGAAACCACGAATAGCAATTACAAGACTGCTGACAAAGAGGAGGAAACGCATATTTGTCGGCCGATaaagaggaggatgaagaagttaaaggaTTTAGGGTCCATACAAGATGTTTCCATTTATAACACAGTAATTTCTACGGCTGCTACTAGCAGCTCAACAAATAATATTACTACTACAATGGATGATCATGAGCCTCTactatcatcatcatcaagtcaaATCTCTTGTGTTAGAAATAATACTAGTAGCAGAATTCTGGATTTTGATCTGAATGAATTGCCCCTTCCTTCCTGA